Within the Musa acuminata AAA Group cultivar baxijiao chromosome BXJ2-9, Cavendish_Baxijiao_AAA, whole genome shotgun sequence genome, the region AGCTCAATCCCCTAAATTTTTCACCACCCTATTCTCAATTAGCCCAATGGTGCAAATATGAAGAATACATGATATCCTTAGATGTCAGTGGATAAGTGCTAGATATGACCTTCTTATTACCTCCTGGATTATAGCTTGTCTCATTTTCCTAAGTCCACTCAGAGTGCCACAATTTCTGAAACATGCCGGAGTTGCTTATGCATTTAAGAAACGAATAGCGGCAACACTGATGTATATCTAGATTCACAAgcagagataaaaaaaaaagaaacacaccCAATCATAGTTGCAAAAGAAACATAAACGAGGGAAGAATACATACATATTCAGAATCCGGAAAAATCACAATGCTGATCTTTTAATTGAAAATAAAGCAGATGGCAAATACCAAACACTTGGTTGAATATTTCTGTACCCCTGTATAACACTGACAGAAGGTCATGTTCTGAAAATGAATATGTCACAAAGCTCAGACGCCAATCTCATCAGCATAAGCTATAAACAAATATGTAATAAGACAAGATCCAAAGGAAGAGAACGAAAAAAGTAAAAGAACATGGTTCTTGGATAGAAACATGACAACTGTTGGACTAACTGAAGAAGAAAAGATCATTCTGTAAACACATCAAGAATCTTAGATTGGTCGAAATTGATAGCACAAAATCCCACACActtagagaagaagaagatcatTCTGTGAACACGTCAAGAATCTTAGATTGGATGAAATTGATTGCACAAAATCCCACACACTTAGAGAAACTACCTTGAAGATCTCATGCCCTATAGCTTTAAAAGGCTCCACCATCATTCCTTCGTCCTCCGCGCAAATCAAATAGCAGAAGAATCAACTTTCTTCTAGAAGTAAACCCTTCCAAAACCTCGATCAATATCACATCATCACGTAAACACAACACCAAGAAACATACAAAACACGGCACGAGAGTCAAAGATTCCATGAAGCCACAAAGATCATAGATCCGAAACCAAAAAACCCTCGATCTTTATCATCCATTCTACATCATCACGTAAACGCAACACAGACAAACGCACAAAACAACCGAGCAAGAAAAATCAGAGTCCGAGAAACCATAGCGATCATGAGATCCCGAACCCAAACCCTTGTATCTTTATCATCCATTCTACACCATAATGAGTCATCGTGTCCAAGAAACAACAAAGATCACGGAATTCAACGAATTGCAATATTTTCTTCCGTAACAAAAAGGGAATCGTCCATTTCATccacaaaaaaaaagggggaatgaGATCCCATTGAACGCGAAATCTAACACGGATCGCCAGAAATTACCTATAGCGACAGCGGCGAGGGATCGCCTAGGGATCTTGAAGATTCAACCGCATCCGCCGGAGAGACATCGATAGGGCTTGGCTGGGACTTCTCTCTCGCCTCTCTCCCAATCCCTCGAAACGAACAAACTGCCCTCGGGAGAGAGAGAGTGCGTTATACAGTGTCGGTTCGGATGCTGCGATGAGACGTTTGATGGATCCTCGAATCGATCCGATTATAATCGTTAGCGATAcgatgaagtcgacccggatcCGATTATGAGGCTACCATAAAACTTCTACTACTCCCGCATCGTCGGGAAGCGCACGTGTCCAGACTCGgaagaagcatcgatggaccttaGCTTAATCTCCTCGAGGGCAACTCGGGATGTCTTGCTTCAGTAGAGACTGCCGCAGCGTAACAGACACTGCATAATAATTCTATTATTTTGCTGTATATTCGACGTCAAAATAATTCACAAGACAACACGTATTAGAACTTTGAATCGACGAGGAAATTAGCTCCCCAAATCCGCAATCAATCTAAGACTACTACGAAGCCCATATCTCTTGCTGGTTCCATGAAAAAGGCACTTGAAGCCCAGAAGCCATGTTGTCAACCacgccatcatcatcatcatcatcatcttcggaTTCCCTAATCTATTGCGATGATAAAAAAGCCAACAGATATATACATGAGGAAAACCGGGTAGAGGGCCAATGCCTTTCTTCTTGGATCAACCGCGGCGCTCATAAATGGATATGCTGCCCAGTAGCTCCATGCCAATGTTATTGACACCACAATTATCTTGACTACAACATTAATTTTCAGCGAGCAAATTAGAGCTCCAATGTCCAAAGGGAAGAGGCAGTAGCCAAGAAGACTCAGACTCTGAAAGAAGATGATGCGCCCACCCTGTTAGAGTGAAGGAACACGATCAAAGAAAAGATGTTGGAACTCATGCTGCAAATAATGGAGCAAATGTGAACTGCTTACCAGAAGCAAAACGTTCATCGTCAGGATCACGGCACCGGCAGCAAGGACCGCAAATGCAACGGCAAAGACTTGGGACTGTAACAAAGTATAAAGAAGATGCAGGACATGTAAGCCATCGGCAATGGAGCTTCCCTGATATCGCGTTCGAAAACATGGCACTAAACTATCAGAGAAACTAATACGAGGGAAAGAGCTTCCCTAATTCTGATTGGGCTTCCGATCACCGATTCAATTCAAAGGGAATAGATATCTTGTCAAGAAccaaaaaaaattagaatacATTTTTTAGACTCATTTATCTTCAGTATTCCCATCTACTGATGTATTCAGATGAAGAAAACATGGCATCATCACCAATAATTATTTATCCGAGTTATAAACGATTAAGAAGAAAATGTAGGAAGATCCGGCGTTCAATTACCTTCTTCACGGACGCCGACCATGACAGGGTGAGCCCGAggaagatgatgaagaagaagggcCCCCATAGATCCCAATCCCTCAGCGCCTTCCCGGGATCCTCTCTGAACGGATTGGGGAACACCACCAGTTTCAGATTGATAACGATCCGCGTTAGATCCCGCTTTACCGTATCCAACACGGGCTCGGTGAGGGTGTCCGTCGGCGAACCGAAGCCGTCAGCGGCAACCCCACCACCCGGGCGTGGGCCGGCGGCGGAGGGGTCGACTGGCGGTGGAGGAAGTGGCAGGTAGAAGGAGCGTGGCACCTTCTGGTACGGAGGGGCAAGGGCGGCGGAGGGGAAGGATGCGCGGGGAGGGCTGGGAGGGCGGGCGGTGGGGACGGTGGCGGAGAGGGCGTCGGAGTTGATGAGGTTCTCGATCTCGTCGATGTCCGACTGGGAGGAGGAATGGAATGGGATACTGTCGCCATGCGACATCTTGAACAGGCGAGGCGCAACCGCGGGGTGGGAGGAGggattggaggaggaggaggaggcgttgGGATCTCGAGGCAATTACACGAAGAGGAGGAGAATGGTCGGTTGTTCCCTCAACCGTAGCCCCATCCGAAACATGCTATCCacgatgctatatatatatatatatatatatatatatatatatatatatatatatatatatatatatatatatatatatatatatatatatataaccacagCTTCGTATAATAAATATCTTTTAATTGGAATTTAATATTTGGAAGGTTCGTAATTATAGAATGAACATGTATTTTAACCTTCTCTTACAACCTACCAAAGGAAGATATTTCCAAGTGACGTACACAAGTAGCACAGCATGCATAGTAGGCCTTCAACACCCGAAGCAGCTCGTAGGAATCGAGAACTCGTAATCGTACAATAACCAACAAGAATTACAACACAAGGTGACATGCAGAGTAGCGTGTTGTTGCCTCTCATTTTATACCATCGATTCTCGTTCTATTCACAAGCCAACTTGGTGTCAAAGCTACTTAGGCAGATGGCAAAAGCCTGGAAGGCTGAAAGTGGGTACCGGTAGTCCATGGTGAACGTATCCTTTGCCACCTTGCCAAACTGCAGTATAATCTTATCATGACCTGATCCAGACGGCTgagccgtcgtcgtcgtcgggggGCCAACCGCAGCAGGCTGTGTTGCAGCTATGAGCTGGAAGTTCTTCACGGAGGCGATGGTCACCCGGCCCCGGAAGTTAAGACACCAGCACTGCAGCTGCtcatgccacctggggggtttgtTCCGCAGCACCAACGGTCTCTCCTTCGTATCGGTAGTAGCCTCAAACCCCTCTTGAGCTCCGCCGGCGGAAGTGGCAGAGAAGCGAGAGCTGCTGAAATCTAAAGATCGGTCCATGACGGAGGAAAGGGATGACATGCTGCGGAAGGAATCCTCCAAGGAGCATGCAACTAGGTTGTCAGGTTGGCCAGGGACGACGCCGCCAGGCTCTAGGGCTGATGCGGGAACAGAGTGCATGATGCAGTGCATTCGGCGTGGTCCTCGTGTGCCTAGGACATTCAGTTCGTAAGTTACCTGAGCTATGGGGTAGCTGCCTGACGGGACCTTGGGAGAGACTTTCTTGGAGTAAAACCTGCTGCTTGTTCGTCCCGGAGGACACAGAGCAGCCCCATTGTATGGAGGCTGGGTGTCATAGATCCTGAACTTGGTGCCAATAAAATTTGACCTATGATGAATGCCAGAAGGAAGCAACCAAATTTAGGATTCTCGCCTCTAGTTCAATTTATAGAGAAAGATTTTACAATTAAAATCCAGTACCTCAACTTTCCGACGTAGGTGCTGCTTGACCTTGATATGTTACCAGCATCCGTTGAAATGACATATTCTGTACAGGTTGTCCTTGGGTTCCTTTTAGCTGATAGGAGGAACTTCCCATTCTCAACAAGCACAGCTACATAAGAaattcaacaaaaaaagaaaatcattaaatttcaaaaacaaaacaaagacaATATATgcaaagaaaaataatttcttgCACCATTGGAAAAAAAAACGGAACACAGGCGAAATTAAAAATTGGCTAATGGAAGGATAATCTACAGCGATGAAATCCCTAGGGAGATTGATCAGCATAAGGAAAAAACCAGCCTAAATTCCCAACTTGAACGTTAGCTCTGCATATACGACAAAATACATGAAGAGTTTGTACAAGGAGATCACACTTTTACAGAAAAACTGATGAAGCACAAGAATTTATAGAAGAAAGAGTGGCTGGCTATGTTAGGAAAAGGTGAAAGGATGACAATAATTGCATCAAATATAAGGGATAAACAATATTGTAGTTACCTGAGCAGATATTTATCATCGTTATTGTGACCAAGAAATAACAATATCTacttaaaaggaaaaaaatcggCATACAGGATCGAAGATGCTTCTGGTATTTAGCGTAGAATGTTTAGCAGATAAAATACACAAACTTATGTCCCAACACAAAGCCCTATGTTTGTAGAATCTACTTTGGAAGTGTGTTGCCCACACACGTGTCGGTCACGTGGCTCTTCTTGGCATCCAGAACAATGAGCAGGATCCAAGCCGGTAGTTCCATTTGGTGCCCGAGGGTTGGAACCCAAGGAAAGAAATAAGCCCACCCTATCATACCATAAGTAAATTGTACAAGCAAAAAGCATGAAATCTctggataaaaaataataaaaacacatAACAATGAATAAAAtcagaaaataataaaatgaaaCTAGATGAAATATAAAATGCATTGACCTTTCTAAGATAAAGTAATGCAATATGGAGTGGAACAAACTTacgaaaagaaagatatgcaCATAATCCCTATAGTGTAGATACACACAGCACAGACCAACATATAGtaaatgacataaaaaaaattagttgaGATCGATGACATGAAGAATAAGATATTATTATGAAGCACCAGAATAGAAACAGCAATGTCGGAACCATAGAATCATAAACCAAACCGAAGAGTAAGCACAATTAAGAGTAACAACATATaaggaattttatttatttatttaggatAGTATGAAGAGAATCTGCACCTAGGATATTTGttaaaaaccatttcataaagtgGTTATCACCGTGGAGACAGctaaaagaacaagttatatcttGCGTGGAAGGAATCCTAACTCCATAAAATGGTGAATGACACCTATATTTACTTGTTGCCTAAATCGGTTTAGATAAACGGAAATAAGAAACCCAAAGTCAACCTTTTCATTAAGCAGGCTACCAACATGGTCAGTTGTAAACTTGATTGGAAAAGGGGCACGACTTAAGACTAAATCACCGAAGAATTTCTTTGTCTTTATTTAATTGACCACAAAGAAAACAGGCAAACCTTAATATGATATGGTGGAAATGTCCTTTATAAAAGAATAAATTGTTCATATCTCTACACATGCCTGTTTTGCACGTCACATGGGAATGCCCCGTGTAATGGGGAACATGTAAACGAAACTTATATGTACTACTTGTTTGGAGAATTTATCAATGAAGAGCAAGCTTACCAGGACTAAGACACAGATAAAGATGATAAGTTAATTTTGACTTGTCCCTTTTAATGAAACACTGGATCATCCCATCTCGAGGTCCAGGCTGCACAAACAAAAAGCCAGAAATCAATGAAGTATTGAAATTTTAATAAGTGTAACAAAAGCAACTCCCAGACTTAAAGATGTGTGACGTTGTCTCACATCTATTGTGTCACTAGTAACTTGGTCAGGATAAAAATATTACCTGTTTTAGTGATATCGGAAAAGTAAGCTTCCCACAAAACTCTGGACTTCTAACAATCTCTTTACACATCTCCCTCCATGCCCTGCACACACCAGCACAATCTACAACATGCTTCCGTGATGGCCACGTCGCTTCATTTTCCTCCAACCTTCTAATCACATCACGAAGTAGCTCAGGAGGAAGGGTAGCCCAGTGGCTCTGTTGGGTAATTTGAGAGAAATCATGTGGCTCATTCTCAGAACTATaagattttcctttatgatgacccAGAACTCCTGAAAGTCTCACTTCAAAACTTCGCCTTGACAAACTACCAAAGCTATCCCTTACATCACGAACTATCCTACGAAACGACATCTGGGCTGACTTTAAGTAGATACGTATGCAGAACAGAGCTGTTGCACATACAAGGGGCTAGCAGTACAGTGACAAGGGATCAATGAGGTGGTCTTGGAAAGCATATATAAAAGCAGATGTTTGAACAGGCAAAACTTTAATCTCATTACCTTGCCAAGGATTTAATGTATCCACGAGCCACAAAAGGTTTCACGTGCTCAGTCTCAAAGGATTATATGGCTGCCAAAACAGAACCAGTGATTGAGTGGATTGTCCAAGAAATCAGCATAATTCATTAACTTATATAGTTCAATGATCTAAGCTTCCAACTAGTCATCAGCCGCATTACCTTGGAAACAAAAGgacgttatcacaaaatatcacgATTTAATTGCACAAAAACAAATGGTTACAAAGATGAGACGACCTATGCCATGATCACAGAGAGCCAATGTAATGCATGGTAAAGAAAGATTAAGAACATTGCATAGGTCCATCACCTGCCCTCGATAGATTTATGTTTTCCAATAACAAAGTCGGTGAACATCCATCTAAATTGGAGCTACTTATGTGAATTAGTTATCACAGCAAAACTCCTGTATAAGGCTTCAAAACTTAATGTCTCTCTTTTGAATAAAGTCATATCAATTCAGTTTCCAAGAGTTATAATAagaatgaaaagagaaggaattcaAAACATGAAACACATTTGGCTTGAATGCAAACGATCTGATATAAAATCACTAGTAAATTCTTGATCTAAGATGAAAAGTCAATGATTAGCTTCGTAATTAAGAAAACAAAAGAGGTTAAAAGAttgcataaaatatttttttttcttttagtttgCCATGAGAACCGACCACATGAGACACCAAGTGACCACGTTTATGGTAATCTCTCTCTCCTTCCCCTAAAAACAGGGGCTTAGGTGGGCAGAATCGCCCGGCATGAATCATGGACACAAAGAACTAGTCTCGCCCTCATCTCATTTTAGCAATCAGACGTTGGCGCAGGGAACTCATCCAGTTCCAGCTCCGCAACCAGTGTCGACATGCAGCGAACCCTAGGAAGAAGTCACAGGCAACAAAATAACCTCACAAATGGGCGATGTATTTTCCAGATCAAGGGAACGGAACCACCAAATCAAACAATTTCACAACTTCTCATGATCACCTCGAGCTAAGTGAGAGATCAACGGGGAAAAATCAGAAAGACGCGATGAAGACAAAACAACTCCGAGATCGGACCTTTAGCGTTCAAAACACCAGGCCTCGAGGCTTCTCCGCAAAACCCCCAACCCAATCGCGAGATGATCCAAGAAAACACCAAATTTCAGTCAAAACCCCCGAAATACCAAGCGGTTCTTTCCAAGTATGTGCGAAATTCTCCCAAGAAAGACGTCGATAATGCACACAGCTCTCAATCTATAATCGCTGGACGAAAAAGAAATGAGCGGAACCCACAATCTACCTCGAGTGTCTTGAATCGAGATGCAAGAGCCCCCAAGAAACGCACAACTCCACGCAGCAAACCCGAACCTTCGAGTCGGTCCCAAGAAAGGAATCGTCCCTCCAAGAACCCCCCCCGGATCCCTTCCTTATCGccgcttcctctctctctctctctctctctctctctcacgcgcaCACACACCGAAGGCGGTGTCTTGCGAAGGGGTAAGGGTGGGAAAGTAGGCGCGTGCGCCACTTAAGTGTCGGCCTCACGGGACGACACATATGTAGGACCCACATGGGCCATAGTGTAAAGCCGCCAATCGCAGGGCTGGTGACGGAAGAAGGTAAGACGATAAGCATCCGTTTCGTATGAGACCTTTAAGGAGCGGGCCTACCCGCACCGTCGCGTGACGGGAACCACGGACTGCGCGCGCCTCTTCCGCCACCCGCCGCCCGCCGCCCGCTGTCCGTTCGGATAACGGCTCCGTTGG harbors:
- the LOC135623823 gene encoding protein YIP4b-like — its product is MSHGDSIPFHSSSQSDIDEIENLINSDALSATVPTARPPSPPRASFPSAALAPPYQKVPRSFYLPLPPPPVDPSAAGPRPGGGVAADGFGSPTDTLTEPVLDTVKRDLTRIVINLKLVVFPNPFREDPGKALRDWDLWGPFFFIIFLGLTLSWSASVKKSQVFAVAFAVLAAGAVILTMNVLLLGGRIIFFQSLSLLGYCLFPLDIGALICSLKINVVVKIIVVSITLAWSYWAAYPFMSAAVDPRRKALALYPVFLMYISVGFFIIAID
- the LOC135581099 gene encoding tubby-like F-box protein 8 isoform X1; its protein translation is MSFRRIVRDVRDSFGSLSRRSFEVRLSGVLGHHKGKSYSSENEPHDFSQITQQSHWATLPPELLRDVIRRLEENEATWPSRKHVVDCAGVCRAWREMCKEIVRSPEFCGKLTFPISLKQPGPRDGMIQCFIKRDKSKLTYHLYLCLSPAVLVENGKFLLSAKRNPRTTCTEYVISTDAGNISRSSSTYVGKLRSNFIGTKFRIYDTQPPYNGAALCPPGRTSSRFYSKKVSPKVPSGSYPIAQVTYELNVLGTRGPRRMHCIMHSVPASALEPGGVVPGQPDNLVACSLEDSFRSMSSLSSVMDRSLDFSSSRFSATSAGGAQEGFEATTDTKERPLVLRNKPPRWHEQLQCWCLNFRGRVTIASVKNFQLIAATQPAAVGPPTTTTAQPSGSGHDKIILQFGKVAKDTFTMDYRYPLSAFQAFAICLSSFDTKLACE
- the LOC135581099 gene encoding tubby-like F-box protein 8 isoform X2 translates to MIQCFIKRDKSKLTYHLYLCLSPAVLVENGKFLLSAKRNPRTTCTEYVISTDAGNISRSSSTYVGKLRSNFIGTKFRIYDTQPPYNGAALCPPGRTSSRFYSKKVSPKVPSGSYPIAQVTYELNVLGTRGPRRMHCIMHSVPASALEPGGVVPGQPDNLVACSLEDSFRSMSSLSSVMDRSLDFSSSRFSATSAGGAQEGFEATTDTKERPLVLRNKPPRWHEQLQCWCLNFRGRVTIASVKNFQLIAATQPAAVGPPTTTTAQPSGSGHDKIILQFGKVAKDTFTMDYRYPLSAFQAFAICLSSFDTKLACE